The DNA sequence AGCCAGTGGAAGCGCTCCGATGGCGGAAGGAGCGCCACGGGCCCGCCGGCGGATTCCCCGTTGCAGATGGCGGCTAGGGTGTGCAGGTAGCGAGAGAGGAGTTCCACATCCACGTCCCCCACACGTTCCGCCAGTTCCGATGCATCCGTCGCCACGCGGATGCCGAGGAATCCCGCTGTGCGCGCGTGCAGCAGCACGCCGACAGGCACGCAGGTGCCCAGGTGCGGGTGCGGAACCGCGCGCAGGACCGCGAAGCTGTACGCAATCCAGGGAGTCTGTTCGCTCATCGGCGGCTCTGGACGCGGCGGGGGGGCTCGCGCCGCAGCGTCTCACGCGCCTCGATGGCCTGCGCAACGAACGCGCGCGGCGCCCGGATGCGCGTGCACAGGTAGTCGGCGTAGCGGGCGCGCGCCACCTCAGGATCCGGGAACTCGGATGCGATGGCGGGATCCTCAAGAAGCGCATCCGGCAGGCACGCGACGGCGTTGCGGATCACGTGCTCCTCCAGCGCCGACGCGATCTCCGCGTCCGCCGCCTCCAGGTCTCCGCTGATGGCGAGAAGTACGTGGTCCTTGATCAGCGGAAACGCCGTCCGGGTGCGCGCCTCGTCCACGCCGGGCCAGTTGTGCTGGGCGTACAGCGCGGCGCCGTGGTCGATCAGCCACGGCTTGCGATTCCAGATGAGCAGGTTGGGATTGCGTGCGGTGCGGTCGGGGTTGGTGGTGAACGCGTCCAGCCATACGATGCGCGTCGCCAGCTCCGGGCTGATGAACTCCCCCGCGGCCGCCGCCTGGAAGTTGAACGCGCCATCCAGGTAGCGCAGGCCCATGTTGATGCCCACGCTGGCCTTCAGCAGGTCCTGGATCTCGGGATCGGGCTCGCTGCGGCCGAAGTCCGGCAGCACCTCGATCAGCGCGATCTCGGGAACGGGCAGGTTCACCGCGCGAGCGATCAGCCCTACCAGCAACTCGGCCACGAGCGCCTTGGCGCCCTGCCCCGCGCCCCGGAACTTGGCGACGAACAGCCCGCCGCCGTCCGTGTCGACCACGGCGGGAAGGGTGCCCCCCTCGCGCAGCGGCTGCACGTATCGGGTGGCGATGTACACGGGCAGCTGCGTCATCCCGCGGCTCCTGTGGAGATCGGACGATGAGAGATGCGGGGGCGCTTACGCCTGCGGAGCCGAGACGCGGCGCAGGTGCGCATCGAACACGAAAGGTCCGAACGGGAGCACAGAAGCCGCCAGCGCCGCGACAATCCGCCGCAGCGGCCACCGCAACTCGACACTCACCTGGACAACGGCGGCGACATACAGCATGAAGAGGATGCCGTGCATCATCCCCACGACGCGCACCATCTGCGGCATTCCGGCAAGGTACTTCAGCGGCATCGCGACGCCGAGCAGCAGCAGAAACGAAGCGCCTTCCATCGTCCCGACGACGCGAAGGCGGTCCAGCGAGGTCTTGAGCACAGCGTACATCCTGAAACGGGAACCGGTCGACTCACACGCCGCAAAACTATGCGATTCCGCCGATTGCGCCAACCCGCGGACGCGCGACCACCCGGTCGATGAGCAAGGCCAGTGCGATCCCGACGGCGTAGCACGCCACGTCGCTCCACAGGAACCCGAACCCGAGCACCAGCCCGCCGAGGCGCGTGGCGCGAACCGCATC is a window from the Longimicrobium sp. genome containing:
- a CDS encoding DUF3037 domain-containing protein, which codes for MSEQTPWIAYSFAVLRAVPHPHLGTCVPVGVLLHARTAGFLGIRVATDASELAERVGDVDVELLSRYLHTLAAICNGESAGGPVALLPPSERFHWLTAPRSDVLQCGAVHGGLCRDPAVALAELFDAHVA
- a CDS encoding HipA family kinase; this translates as MTQLPVYIATRYVQPLREGGTLPAVVDTDGGGLFVAKFRGAGQGAKALVAELLVGLIARAVNLPVPEIALIEVLPDFGRSEPDPEIQDLLKASVGINMGLRYLDGAFNFQAAAAGEFISPELATRIVWLDAFTTNPDRTARNPNLLIWNRKPWLIDHGAALYAQHNWPGVDEARTRTAFPLIKDHVLLAISGDLEAADAEIASALEEHVIRNAVACLPDALLEDPAIASEFPDPEVARARYADYLCTRIRAPRAFVAQAIEARETLRREPPRRVQSRR
- a CDS encoding DUF3817 domain-containing protein, coding for MLKTSLDRLRVVGTMEGASFLLLLGVAMPLKYLAGMPQMVRVVGMMHGILFMLYVAAVVQVSVELRWPLRRIVAALAASVLPFGPFVFDAHLRRVSAPQA